TGCGCGCGGCGCCGCGCAGCCTTTCCGAGTACCTGGCCGCCGACCACATCACCGTCCTGTACGAACCCCGACGCCAGCTCGATGTCGACCGGCAACTCGCTGACCAGGGCGTGGACCGGCGCTTCAGCATCACCGTGCCCGGCTTCAGCGGCCTGCCCGCCTTCCTCACCGGCAGCACCCTGCTCGCCACCGCGCCCGCCCTGCTCGCCGGCGGCCTGATGCGCGGCTTCGCCAGCGCCAGAGTCCCGGTCAAAAACTGCCCCAGGCTGCCCATGTACCTGATCTGGCATGCACGCACGCAGCAAGATGCCGCCCACCGCTGGATGCGCCAGCAAATCGAAGCCGTGGTGCCGCCGCTGTTGAAGGTCGCCACGACAGCCTGAGCCCCACCTGTCGGCCCCGGACGCGACAGCATTTTGGCGCCGCTTGCCCAACAATGGCGCAACCATTCGAGGAACGCCATTCATGTCCGCAGCCCAGATTCCCTTTGCAGCCCCATTCAGCCCTGCCATGCCGGTGCGCACACCCGAAGACGTGCGCGCGCTGGAACTCACACCGCTGGCCGAGGCCGTCACCCCGCGCAGCACCTACGAGCTGGTCCGCAATTCGGCCCATGCCTTCGGCCACAAAACCGCCTTCACCTTCCTGCCCACCGCCGAGCCCGGCGGCCCGGCCATTCGGTGGTCCTTCAACGCCCTGCTCGCCGGCGTGCACCAGACCGCCAACGCCCTGCACCGCCTGGGCATCCAGCCCGGCGACGCGATTGCGATCTTGCTGCCGGGGTGCCTGGAATACCACCTCGCCCTGTGGGGCGGCAGCGCCGCCGGCATCGTGCAACCGCTCAACCCCTTGCTGAGCGACGAAAAGCTGGCCTCCCTCATGAACGCCGCGCAAGCCAAGGTGCTGATCGCCTGGGGCGATGAAGCCGCGGCGGGCGAAGCCGGCTTGTGGGCCAAGGCGCTGCGCGTGCGCACCGCCGTGCCCTCGCTGCGCACCTTGCTACGCGTGGCGCCTTACGGCGAGTCCGAAACACCTGCCCTGCCCGACAACGCGGCCGACTTCGCCGCCCTGCGCGCAGCAGAGCCCGACGACCAACTCCTCAGCGGACGCGACATCGCCGCCACCGACATCGCCGCCTATTTCCACACCGGCGGCACCACCGGCGCCCCCAAACTCGCCCGCCACAGCCACGGCGCCCAGGTCTTCACCGCCTGGGCCTGCGTGCAACTGCAAGGCGCACGCGCTGAAGATGTGGGCATCAACGGCTATCCGCTGTTCCATGTGGCTGGCGTGCTGCCGGGCTCGCTCACGTCGATCAGCGTCGGCGCCGAAACCGTGATTCCGACAACCGCGCTGTTCCGCAACAAAGACGTCATCGCCAACTACTGGAAGCTCGTGGCCGAGCACAAAGTGACCGTGCTTTCAGGCGTGCCGACCGTGCTGGCCGCGCTGGTCAACGTGCCCGTGGGCGACGCGGACATTTCAAGCCTGCGCTACGGCCGCACCGGCGCCGCGCCCATGCCCGCCGAACTCGCTGCCCGACTCAAGAAACTCACCGGCGTGCAGGTGCACGAAAGCCTGGGCATGACCGAAATGGCCGGCATCACCACCATCACGCCCCCCGGCATGAGCGCGCCGCCCGGCTGCGTCGGCATCCGCCTGCCCTACACCCAATGGCGCGTTGTCGCGCTCGACGAACAAGGCGGCTCGAGCGACACCGAGATGCCAACCGGCCAACAAGGCATGGTGCAATTCAAAAGCCCCAACCTGTTCTCCGGCTTCCTCGATGAAGCCGACAACGCCAAAGCCTTCACGCCCGACGGCTGGCTGGCCACCGGCGACCTCGGTTTCATCGACGACCAGGAGCGCCTGCACCTGAGCGGCCGCTCCAAAGACCTGATCATCCGCAGCGGCCACAACATCGACCCCAAAGTCATCGAAGACGCCCTCGCCGCCCACCCCGCCGTGCACCTCTGCGCGGCCGTTGGCGCGCCCGACGCCTACGCCGGCGAACTGCCCGTGGTCTTCGCCACCCTCATCCCCGGCACCACCGCCACCGAAGAAGAACTGCTCGCCTTCGTCTGCGCCGGCGTCGACGAACCGCCCGCCCGACCCAAGCGGCTGACGATTCTGGAGACCATGCCCATGACCAACGTGGGCAAGATCTACAAGCCGGATTTGCGGGTTTTGGCGGCGCAGGCGGTCAACGCGCCTGCGTAAGAACGCCTGAGGGCCCGGACGGCGTCAAGCTCAGTCCACCAACGCCCCCAGCGCATCCACGCCCACCGGCGACGCGGCCAGCCAGGGCAGCACAAACGTGCGCTGCGCCAGCCCGTTGGCGATGCGCTCGGTTTGCTGGATTTCGCCGGCCAGCCGCGCCTGCAGCAACGGGTCGCTGGTGCCGGTGGCGGCGATGCTCTTGTTGATGACCCAGGCCCAGGGTTCGATTTGGGCGCGGCGCAGATCGTCTTGCAGGGCGGCTGCCTGGCTGACCGGGGTGACTTCGGGCAGGGTGACGATGACCACGCGGGTCAGCGAAGCGTCTTGCAGGCGCATGAGCGGCGTAATGATGTGCAGCGCGCCGGGCTTGGCTTCGTTGCCTTCGTATTGCTGAACCATCTGGCGGTGGTAGGCGCCCGTGGCGTCCATGAGCAGCAGGCTGTGGCCGGTGGGCGCGGTGTCGAGCACGACGAAGTTGGTGCGCGCTTCGTTGACGACGCGGCTGAAGGCGTGGAACACGGCGACCTCTTCGGTGCAGGGCGATTGAAGGTCTTCGAGCAGCAGGGCCTTGCCTTCGTCGTCGAGCGCCTTGCCGCGGGTGCCCATGATCTTGGCGATGTAGGCCTCGGTTTCGGCCTTGGGGTCGATGCGCCCGACCTTGAGACCTTCGAGGCTGCCGTTCAGCGCATCGGCCACGTGGGCAGCCGGGTCGGTGGTGGTGAGGTGCACACTGTGGCCGCGCTGCACCAGGCCCACGGCGAGCGCGGCGGCGATGGTGGTTTTGCCCACACCGCCTTTGCCCATGACCATGATCAGGCCGTGGCCCACGGCGGCGAGTTCGTCGGCCATGCGGCTCAGGGGTTCTGCGGGCAACTCCGAACTATTCGCCACTCGCCCCTCAACGGATGACGGGTGAACACCTGCGGGCGCAGAGGCGCCCAGCAACGCGCGCAGCGCCGGCAGGCCCACCGTGTCAAAAGCGCGCAGCGGCACCTCGTCTCGCGGCAAGCTGGCCAGGCTGTCGGGCATGCTGGCCATAGCTTCGCGACCGAGTGCTTCGATGGCGTTGGCGATGGGGTCGGCCGCATGGCTGGCGTGGAACACGCCGTTGATGGCCAGACGCTGATTGGCCAAGCCCAGGCTGCGCAACTCTTCGGCGGTGCGTCCGGCTTCCTGCATGGGGCGCGGGTCGGGCCGGGTGACGAGGATCACGGTGGTGAGCGCGGGGTTGCTCAGGGCCTGCAGGGCGGCGTTGAAGCGGGCCTCCTGCATCTTCAAGCCCGAGTGCGGGCCGAGGCAGGAGGCGCCACGGTCGTTGCCGGCGAGAAAGCCGGTCCAGGCCTTGGGCAGGCTCAGGAGGCGCAGGGTGTGGCCCGTGGGCGCGGTGTCGAACACGATGTGCTCAAAATCGCCGTCGATGCCCTCGCCCGCCAGCAGCGCGGCGAATTCGTCGAAGGCGGCGATCTCGGTGGTGCACGCGCCCGAGAGCTGCTCACGCACGGTCTCGCGCTCCTCAAGGCTGGCGTTGGTTTCAAGCTGCGCGAGCACCCGCTGCCGATAAGCCTCGGCGGCCGTATCAGGATCGATGTTGAGCATGTGCAAGCCGGCCACGCCGGGCACGGCCACCGGCCGGTTCGACAGCGCCACGCCCAGCATCTCGTCGAGGTTCGAGGCCGCGTCGGTGCTCACCAGCAAGACGCGTTTTCCCGCATCGGCCAGCGCAATGGCGGTAGCGGTCGACAGCGAGGTCTTGCCCACGCCGCCTTTGCCGGTGAAAAAGAGAAAGCGGGTGGGAGCGGCAACAAAGCCGGGCAATACGAGGGTATTCATGCTCCGCAGCATGGCAGATGGCAAGGCCACTGGCCATGATCCGCGTCAATGCGCGGGCAGATTCACCACCACCGACAGGCCTGGCTTTGCATTGCGAATCGAACAGGTTCCACCATGCGCATGGGCGACCAGCTTGCACAGGTAAAGCCCCAGGCCCACGCCACCGGCACTGCGCGTTCGAGCCGTATCCGGGCGAAAAAAGGGTTCAGCCATTCTGGAGAGCTGGTCTTCGGGCACCCCGGGTCCAGAATCGCGCACTTCAATTTCAACCCCACCGTGTTCCAGCGAACGCAGGTGCACCTCGGGCGGCTGCGCTGCATCGGCGCTGTGGCGCAAGGCGTTGTCGAGCAGGTTGCGCACCAGCAGGCGCACACGGGTGGCATCGATATGGGCTGATGGCAAATCATCAGGGGCCACCACAACGATGCCAGCCGCCGCAGGGTGCCGAACCTGCAGATCCTGCTTTACACCGAACACCAGCGCCGCCAGATCAACCGTTTCGCGGTTCAACGCCGCGTGCTGGGTGGCCAGGCGCTCGCTTTCCAGCAGGTCGCTGATCAGGCTCGCCATTTCCTGCAAGTCGCGCATCAAGGCGTCCCGCTGCGGGTTCACTTCAGGCGTTTCAGGCAGCAGTTCGGTGTTGAGCCGCGCCCTTGTCAGAGGGCTGCGCAGCTCGTGACTGATGGCGAGCAGCAAGCCGCGCTTGGCATCGAGCATTTGGCGAATGTCTTGCCCCATGGTGTTCATCACACCGGCCAGTTGGCCAAGTTCATCGGCCCGCACCTTGCAGTTCAACTCGATGGGTTCGCTGAAGTTGCCAGCGCCAAACCGCTTCGCGCCGGCGCCAATGGCATCCAGCGGCCGCAACAGGCGGCGCACATACAGCCAGGCCAGCATGGTCAAAAGCAGCAAGGCGCCAATGGCCACACCAAAGCTGCGCGACTTGCGTTGAAAACTCGCCTCATCGATGCCAAAAACGATGGTGTGGCCATCGGCAGTGGTGCGCTTCAGGATGTTTTGCCAGTCCTGGCCGCCGCCCCAGTCACCCGACTCGGGGTCTGCCTGCCGACCACCCCATCGATCACGCATCCAATAAGGAATCGACTGCCCGGGATGGGATTCCCATTGCACCAGGGGTCCCTGGATATAGACCGTGAGAGGCAGCTTGCGCGTCAACGCTTGCGCCAAGGCAACCTGGGGCGTTGAACCGCCACCGGTCACATCGTTTTCCAGATGGTCCACATAGTCCATCAACAAAGGCCTAGCGGCCTCTTTCCAGCCCAGGGTGAACGCCCTTTGCGCGCCGACGACGAAAACGCCCGTCATGGCGACGGCCAGCAGCAAAAAAACCAGCACCAGGCGCAGCTTGATGGAATGCGCCACCGCATGCACACAGCGTTTGGCCCAAGGTTCCTTCTTCGCTGGCGAGACAACCTTGTTCATCTTCGCCTTCATGGCGCGGCGCGGCGCAAGGCCAACGAATAGCCCGCGTTGCGCAGCGTCTTGATGCAATCCAGCGGTTCCAGCTTCTTGCGCAACCGGCTGACCACAATATCGACCGCCCGCGTATAAAGATCGGCCTCATGGCCACGCAGCTGGTTCAAAATGTCGTCTCGGCTGTGCACCTTGCCAGGCTCGCGCGCGAGCATGAGCAAGAGTTCAAATTCGGTACCCGTGAGATCCACGACCTCGCCTTCGCGCTGCACTTCCCGACGATCGGCATCGATGGTCAGCCCTTCAAAACGCAGGGGTGGCGATGACGAATCGCCCGCCTGGCCAGAGCTGATGGCCAGCGCATGGGCCTTGGACTGGCGGCGCAACACCGTTTGCAACCGGGCCACCAGCTCACGCGGTTCAAAGGGCTTGGGCAGGTAATCATCGGCGCCGAGCTCCAGGCCCACCACGCGGTCCATGACTTCCCCCCGCGCGGTGAGCATGACGATCGGCATATCGCTGGTGCGCCGAATGGTGCGGCACAACTCGAAACCATCCATTTCAGGGAGCATCACATCCAGAATCGCCGCATCAAAGCCGCCGCGGGCGAGCAACGCCAGACCTTCACTGGGCTTGAGCGCGTGGGTGAGCGACAACTCAAAGCGCTGAAAGTAGGTTGTCAGCGGTGGGCCGAGCTGTTCGTCGTCGTCGATGAGCAAAATGCGGTTCATGCGGAATTGTCACACTGTGGTGACTTGCAGTGACTGGTGCTTCAAGATAAAGCGGCGCAGACGGTGCTGCACGGGGGCGCTCAGGCCATCAAACCGATCGGCCAGGGCCAGCATGGCGGGCAACACCGGCAAGGCCTGAACCGGGTCACGGCGCGAGAACCCGGCCCACAGGCCCAGCGCATGCTCGCGGTCGAATCGCGGCCCCCACACCATGGCGAGCAGTTCGGCATGCGGATCATTCAGGCCTTGAAACAGGCCCAGGGCCAGTGCCCGGCACTCTTGCGCGAGCTGATGGACCTGAGCCAGGGTGGACGACATGTTGCGCCCGAACCTTAACCGCGACCCCACCAACCGTGTCCACGCCTCTCCAGCTTTTCGCGCACCTGCTTTTGCTGCTCTGCGTTCAGGCTGTCGTAAAAATCGGCCAAGGCGTTGAGGGTTTGCGGCGCATTGCCTTGGATGGCCTGGGTTTTCTGGTCGAGCAAGGCCTGAGCGCCTGAGCGATCAAACTTGTCTCCAGCAATCAAGGCCTTGAAGTCGCCACGCGGATCAGTGCTTTCACCTCGAAAGGCGGTGCGCGAGGCAATGATCTGATCGGCCAGCAACCCCAGCTTGGTCTTCTGCGCTTCATCGAGTTCCAGTTTGCCGCTGATTTTGTCCACCACCTTGCCCCGTACCTCGCTGACGCGCTCGGCGCTCCAGCCTTCGCCGTGGTGGCCCCGGCCGCCACAGGCGGTCAGGCCGCCCAGCAAGACGGTGGCGCTGGCAAAGCCGATCAGTGATTTTTTGACCCAGGATTTCATGACGGTGCCCCTTTCAGGAAGCTGTTGAACATGACCGCCATGGTGCGCCGGACAGCCCGGTACCGGGTGTCGGCGCGGTGTCGATTCTTTTCGTTTTGTTTCAGCCAGGCCAGCAACCGCAGCGCTCCGCCGGTACGCAACCGAACTCAGGGGCTCACTGCGAGGCTGGCTTCATAGGCCTGATAGCCATCTTCCACCGTGGAGATGATGTTCAACACCTCGAAGTACGGCGCACTGAACAACGGCGAATCGCGCAGCTGCTCCATGAAAAAGCAGTGGTGCCTGGGATCCAGGGTCTCCACCATCATCACATCGCTGCAGGGCGCGGAGAACGCCTCGGCGTCGAAGTAGCGCATCGTCAGCAGCCCGTGGCTGCGGGCCAGCGCCGCACCCAGGTGTTGATCCGCCAGGGCTTTTCGGGCCTCCCGGCTGAGCTGAAGCCAGGCGGGCAAAGCGCGCAGCAAGACGAAGTAGGTGTGGTTCAAAGCCTTGTCTTTCATGGATGGGTTCCCCGGAGTGACGACGTTGGTAGGGCCGGCT
This region of Hydrogenophaga crassostreae genomic DNA includes:
- a CDS encoding acyl-CoA synthetase, translating into MSAAQIPFAAPFSPAMPVRTPEDVRALELTPLAEAVTPRSTYELVRNSAHAFGHKTAFTFLPTAEPGGPAIRWSFNALLAGVHQTANALHRLGIQPGDAIAILLPGCLEYHLALWGGSAAGIVQPLNPLLSDEKLASLMNAAQAKVLIAWGDEAAAGEAGLWAKALRVRTAVPSLRTLLRVAPYGESETPALPDNAADFAALRAAEPDDQLLSGRDIAATDIAAYFHTGGTTGAPKLARHSHGAQVFTAWACVQLQGARAEDVGINGYPLFHVAGVLPGSLTSISVGAETVIPTTALFRNKDVIANYWKLVAEHKVTVLSGVPTVLAALVNVPVGDADISSLRYGRTGAAPMPAELAARLKKLTGVQVHESLGMTEMAGITTITPPGMSAPPGCVGIRLPYTQWRVVALDEQGGSSDTEMPTGQQGMVQFKSPNLFSGFLDEADNAKAFTPDGWLATGDLGFIDDQERLHLSGRSKDLIIRSGHNIDPKVIEDALAAHPAVHLCAAVGAPDAYAGELPVVFATLIPGTTATEEELLAFVCAGVDEPPARPKRLTILETMPMTNVGKIYKPDLRVLAAQAVNAPA
- the arsA gene encoding arsenical pump-driving ATPase, which translates into the protein MNTLVLPGFVAAPTRFLFFTGKGGVGKTSLSTATAIALADAGKRVLLVSTDAASNLDEMLGVALSNRPVAVPGVAGLHMLNIDPDTAAEAYRQRVLAQLETNASLEERETVREQLSGACTTEIAAFDEFAALLAGEGIDGDFEHIVFDTAPTGHTLRLLSLPKAWTGFLAGNDRGASCLGPHSGLKMQEARFNAALQALSNPALTTVILVTRPDPRPMQEAGRTAEELRSLGLANQRLAINGVFHASHAADPIANAIEALGREAMASMPDSLASLPRDEVPLRAFDTVGLPALRALLGASAPAGVHPSSVEGRVANSSELPAEPLSRMADELAAVGHGLIMVMGKGGVGKTTIAAALAVGLVQRGHSVHLTTTDPAAHVADALNGSLEGLKVGRIDPKAETEAYIAKIMGTRGKALDDEGKALLLEDLQSPCTEEVAVFHAFSRVVNEARTNFVVLDTAPTGHSLLLMDATGAYHRQMVQQYEGNEAKPGALHIITPLMRLQDASLTRVVIVTLPEVTPVSQAAALQDDLRRAQIEPWAWVINKSIAATGTSDPLLQARLAGEIQQTERIANGLAQRTFVLPWLAASPVGVDALGALVD
- a CDS encoding HAMP domain-containing sensor histidine kinase; this encodes MNKVVSPAKKEPWAKRCVHAVAHSIKLRLVLVFLLLAVAMTGVFVVGAQRAFTLGWKEAARPLLMDYVDHLENDVTGGGSTPQVALAQALTRKLPLTVYIQGPLVQWESHPGQSIPYWMRDRWGGRQADPESGDWGGGQDWQNILKRTTADGHTIVFGIDEASFQRKSRSFGVAIGALLLLTMLAWLYVRRLLRPLDAIGAGAKRFGAGNFSEPIELNCKVRADELGQLAGVMNTMGQDIRQMLDAKRGLLLAISHELRSPLTRARLNTELLPETPEVNPQRDALMRDLQEMASLISDLLESERLATQHAALNRETVDLAALVFGVKQDLQVRHPAAAGIVVVAPDDLPSAHIDATRVRLLVRNLLDNALRHSADAAQPPEVHLRSLEHGGVEIEVRDSGPGVPEDQLSRMAEPFFRPDTARTRSAGGVGLGLYLCKLVAHAHGGTCSIRNAKPGLSVVVNLPAH
- a CDS encoding response regulator transcription factor is translated as MNRILLIDDDEQLGPPLTTYFQRFELSLTHALKPSEGLALLARGGFDAAILDVMLPEMDGFELCRTIRRTSDMPIVMLTARGEVMDRVVGLELGADDYLPKPFEPRELVARLQTVLRRQSKAHALAISSGQAGDSSSPPLRFEGLTIDADRREVQREGEVVDLTGTEFELLLMLAREPGKVHSRDDILNQLRGHEADLYTRAVDIVVSRLRKKLEPLDCIKTLRNAGYSLALRRAAP
- a CDS encoding Spy/CpxP family protein refolding chaperone — encoded protein: MKSWVKKSLIGFASATVLLGGLTACGGRGHHGEGWSAERVSEVRGKVVDKISGKLELDEAQKTKLGLLADQIIASRTAFRGESTDPRGDFKALIAGDKFDRSGAQALLDQKTQAIQGNAPQTLNALADFYDSLNAEQQKQVREKLERRGHGWWGRG
- a CDS encoding darcynin family protein, with product MKDKALNHTYFVLLRALPAWLQLSREARKALADQHLGAALARSHGLLTMRYFDAEAFSAPCSDVMMVETLDPRHHCFFMEQLRDSPLFSAPYFEVLNIISTVEDGYQAYEASLAVSP